One segment of Desulfosudis oleivorans Hxd3 DNA contains the following:
- a CDS encoding ISNCY-like element ISDol1 family transposase produces MRKKWQKQMTFMPQEIDHPQARELEAISQLLDSKSTIYEIVLQDLPSQATSGSPGGAQGMTAEQVIRAAIVKVLFGFTYEELAFHLVDSMSIRRFCRIGITDEGFKKSTLHKNIKALSAETWQLINKEVLAHAEEAGIEKGRQVRIDCTVVESNIHKPSDSVLLWDAVRAITRLLERAQQETGKQRLLFHDHRRIAKKRMLAIQYTRDAKARKPLYKDLVKKTRQCVSYARSAVKALEQSVAHPSRTALAIELQSFVRLTDQVIRQTELRVFQDQQVPSSEKIVSLFEPHTDIIVKDRRDTYYGHKVCLTGGKSNLILDCLIVEGNPADTTLTETMLDRQHQIYNRYPLKAALDGGFASKDNLAKAKEKKIKDVCFAKKRGLSELDMCRSHYVYKQLRRFRAGIEAGISWLKRTFGFNRCMWKGLPSFKSYVWATIVSANLLTVARKQLA; encoded by the coding sequence CGAAGCCATCAGTCAGTTGCTTGACAGCAAATCTACCATTTACGAAATCGTCTTGCAAGACCTTCCCAGTCAAGCGACATCCGGCTCGCCAGGTGGCGCCCAGGGCATGACTGCCGAGCAGGTGATACGAGCCGCCATTGTAAAGGTCCTGTTCGGCTTTACATACGAAGAACTGGCCTTTCATTTGGTCGATTCCATGAGCATCCGGCGCTTCTGTCGAATCGGCATTACCGACGAAGGGTTTAAAAAATCCACGCTTCATAAAAACATCAAAGCCCTGTCCGCCGAGACCTGGCAGTTGATCAACAAGGAGGTGCTGGCGCATGCCGAAGAAGCCGGGATTGAAAAAGGCCGTCAGGTGCGTATTGATTGCACGGTTGTTGAAAGCAATATCCATAAGCCGAGTGATTCTGTCCTTCTGTGGGACGCCGTCCGGGCTATTACCCGGTTATTGGAACGCGCCCAACAAGAGACCGGGAAGCAAAGGCTTTTGTTCCATGACCACCGGCGGATCGCAAAAAAACGAATGCTGGCGATTCAATACACCCGTGACGCAAAAGCCCGAAAGCCCCTTTACAAAGACCTTGTCAAAAAAACCCGCCAGTGCGTCTCCTATGCCAGGTCAGCCGTAAAAGCGCTGGAGCAATCCGTGGCCCATCCTTCCAGAACGGCATTGGCCATTGAACTGCAGAGCTTTGTGCGCCTGACCGATCAGGTGATCCGTCAGACCGAGCTGCGCGTCTTCCAGGACCAGCAGGTTCCGTCGTCAGAAAAAATCGTCTCTTTGTTTGAACCGCATACGGACATCATTGTCAAAGACCGCCGGGACACCTATTACGGACATAAAGTCTGTCTGACCGGCGGCAAATCAAATCTGATCCTTGATTGCCTTATTGTTGAAGGCAACCCGGCCGATACCACACTGACAGAGACCATGCTGGATCGCCAGCATCAGATTTATAATCGTTACCCGCTGAAAGCCGCCCTTGATGGCGGATTTGCCTCCAAAGACAACCTGGCCAAAGCCAAAGAGAAAAAGATCAAAGACGTATGCTTTGCCAAAAAACGCGGGTTGTCTGAATTGGATATGTGTCGCAGCCATTATGTTTATAAACAGTTACGCCGCTTCCGTGCGGGCATCGAGGCCGGGATATCCTGGCTCAAACGGACCTTCGGCTTCAACCGCTGCATGTGGAAAGGCCTGCCGTCCTTTAAAAGCTATGTCTGGGCAACGATCGTGTCGGCAAATTTGCTGACCGTTGCCAGAAAACAACTGGCATAA
- a CDS encoding nucleotidyl transferase AbiEii/AbiGii toxin family protein yields the protein MAQKKLTTMLSILSDRFIEKQIPFCLIGAFALGFYGLSRHTVDIDFMVDANYGDPALEILTGSGYTCFQKTELFAQFDSEYDVFGKVDMMFASTDAGREMIRRSVLLDAELIGRVPVVQPTDYIILKLLAIANDKERLPKDEFDISEFFKGYRTFGISEKFEKIDAKRIYRFAEKFGQTGLIQKYMATEK from the coding sequence TTGGCACAGAAAAAGCTCACCACCATGCTGTCCATCCTTTCGGACCGTTTTATTGAGAAGCAGATACCCTTTTGTCTTATCGGTGCCTTTGCATTAGGGTTTTACGGCTTATCGCGCCATACCGTTGATATAGATTTCATGGTCGATGCAAATTACGGGGACCCTGCGTTGGAAATATTGACAGGGTCGGGGTATACCTGTTTTCAGAAAACTGAATTGTTTGCTCAGTTTGATTCCGAGTACGATGTTTTCGGGAAAGTTGATATGATGTTTGCAAGTACTGATGCCGGCAGGGAAATGATACGTCGCAGTGTCCTGCTTGATGCTGAACTGATCGGCAGAGTGCCGGTGGTGCAGCCGACGGATTATATCATTTTAAAACTGCTGGCCATTGCAAACGATAAGGAACGGTTGCCCAAAGACGAATTTGATATTTCAGAGTTCTTTAAAGGATACAGAACGTTTGGAATCTCGGAGAAATTTGAAAAGATTGACGCAAAGCGCATATACCGTTTTGCCGAAAAGTTCGGGCAGACCGGCCTGATTCAAAAATATATGGCGACGGAAAAATAA
- a CDS encoding FG-GAP repeat domain-containing protein codes for MKQTTPQKPFSEGTSRSAGPFFSLTKTAAAASVAGLVFAASPAHLAFGADSPFVQKFGPENPLKAPIGLGDYQWARPACVDIDGDGDLDIFIGATYSWMNDNGYIVYFENTGDASTPEFTKRTGTANPFYGLDIAEYSAPTFVDLDDDGDLDALVGGEGYGYGYGYPEATGSGFLSYFINTGDATNPVFTPTTNSTDNPFDGYAMDYLPTPAFADIDGDGDMDVVVGGQGQGYYGAGYGYGYGSLHYFENVGTPTAPSFNYYPPENPDNPFYDLMVGEYWNGNKYSTPTAFADIDGDGDLDLFAGDGYLTGITLLENVSGEEAVPALAEAPVGIDPVFIEYDRYESDNPFAYADVDSMPAPTFADLDGDGDLDAIVGDDEGDLTFFENTGTNSAPYFERFYEDDDSPFAGFDIGRFSRPVFVDIDGDGDMDMVSGGEYRFDERDPMPDGGDSRYRLNFFENTGSATAPLFVERFGEESPLDSVELDGHIYDFADFVDIDEDGDMDLFVGGEEQNRIDFYQNVGTATDPVFEYRTVVRNTGLPEVTGDIENPLWFVSSTKNSAIKFVDIDGDGDMDAFLAGYDDEYNTGRIDFFENTSTDTAIQFTQTNSPLVPDLGDYSNVYSLAFVDVDGDGDMDAIVGEEWEDGDYGHLRLYENTGTPTEPAFTPSVDSDAFPGLAEQQEDFYMLSPAFVDIDGDGDLDVFMGEYYGRFLFFESQIIQPPVADDDDDDAPVVPGVRRPDTDLDGLRDCFIDTAGGSHDSIFSRAAAWIHNAITAMLK; via the coding sequence ATGAAACAGACCACACCACAAAAGCCATTTAGTGAAGGAACCAGCCGGAGTGCCGGGCCGTTCTTCTCCCTGACAAAAACCGCTGCCGCGGCATCCGTGGCCGGTCTGGTTTTTGCCGCCTCTCCGGCCCATCTGGCCTTTGGTGCGGACTCTCCCTTTGTCCAGAAATTCGGGCCGGAAAACCCATTGAAGGCCCCCATCGGCCTTGGGGATTATCAATGGGCCAGACCGGCCTGTGTGGACATCGACGGTGACGGGGACCTGGATATTTTTATCGGAGCCACCTACTCCTGGATGAACGACAACGGCTATATCGTCTATTTTGAAAATACCGGCGACGCGTCCACCCCTGAATTCACCAAGCGCACGGGAACAGCCAATCCTTTTTACGGCCTTGACATCGCCGAATACAGCGCTCCCACCTTTGTCGACCTGGACGACGACGGTGACCTGGACGCCCTGGTGGGTGGAGAAGGATATGGGTATGGATATGGATATCCAGAGGCCACAGGTTCCGGCTTTCTTTCCTATTTTATCAACACCGGCGACGCCACCAATCCCGTCTTCACCCCAACCACCAATTCAACGGACAACCCTTTTGATGGTTATGCCATGGATTACCTTCCCACTCCGGCTTTCGCGGACATCGACGGCGACGGCGACATGGATGTGGTGGTGGGTGGCCAAGGTCAGGGGTACTACGGGGCCGGCTATGGATATGGATATGGCAGCCTTCACTACTTTGAAAACGTGGGCACGCCCACAGCCCCGTCGTTCAACTATTATCCGCCTGAAAATCCGGATAACCCGTTCTATGATCTTATGGTAGGGGAGTACTGGAATGGAAACAAGTACAGCACACCAACAGCCTTTGCCGACATCGACGGTGACGGAGACCTGGACCTGTTTGCCGGTGACGGTTATCTGACGGGCATCACCCTGCTTGAGAACGTTTCCGGCGAAGAAGCGGTACCTGCCCTCGCCGAGGCCCCTGTTGGTATAGACCCTGTTTTTATAGAGTATGATAGATATGAGTCTGATAACCCCTTTGCCTATGCCGATGTCGATTCCATGCCGGCCCCCACGTTTGCCGATCTTGACGGAGACGGGGACCTGGACGCCATTGTGGGGGACGACGAGGGAGACCTGACCTTTTTTGAAAACACGGGCACCAACTCTGCGCCCTATTTTGAAAGATTTTATGAGGACGACGACAGCCCCTTTGCCGGGTTTGATATCGGCCGTTTCAGCCGGCCCGTGTTTGTGGACATCGACGGTGACGGCGACATGGACATGGTCTCCGGCGGCGAGTACCGGTTCGATGAAAGGGATCCCATGCCCGATGGCGGCGACAGCCGCTATCGACTGAACTTTTTTGAAAACACAGGTTCAGCAACGGCCCCGCTCTTTGTGGAACGTTTCGGCGAAGAAAGCCCGCTTGACAGCGTAGAACTGGATGGCCACATCTACGATTTTGCCGACTTTGTGGACATTGACGAAGATGGCGACATGGACCTGTTCGTGGGCGGTGAAGAGCAGAACAGAATCGACTTTTACCAGAATGTCGGCACTGCCACGGACCCGGTTTTTGAATACAGGACGGTGGTCAGAAATACCGGCCTGCCCGAGGTGACCGGGGATATCGAGAACCCTCTCTGGTTTGTCAGCAGCACCAAGAACTCTGCCATCAAGTTCGTGGACATTGACGGTGACGGCGACATGGACGCCTTTCTGGCCGGCTACGACGACGAATACAATACGGGCAGAATCGACTTTTTTGAAAACACCAGCACGGACACGGCAATTCAGTTTACCCAGACGAACAGCCCCCTGGTTCCGGACCTTGGTGATTACTCCAATGTCTACAGCCTGGCTTTTGTGGATGTGGACGGCGATGGCGACATGGACGCCATTGTGGGAGAAGAATGGGAAGACGGCGATTACGGCCACCTGCGGCTTTACGAAAACACCGGAACCCCCACTGAGCCTGCCTTTACCCCGTCGGTGGATTCCGACGCCTTCCCCGGCCTGGCCGAGCAGCAGGAAGATTTTTACATGCTGAGCCCGGCCTTTGTGGACATCGACGGTGACGGGGATCTGGACGTGTTCATGGGAGAATACTACGGCCGGTTCCTCTTCTTTGAAAGCCAGATAATCCAGCCGCCGGTAGCCGACGATGACGATGACGATGCCCCGGTTGTCCCAGGGGTAAGGCGTCCCGACACGGACCTGGATGGACTGCGCGATTGTTTCATCGACACAGCCGGTGGTTCCCATGACAGCATCTTCAGCCGCGCGGCGGCATGGATTCATAACGCCATAACGGCCATGCTGAAATAA
- a CDS encoding (Fe-S)-binding protein: MKKITDLAQLAKQLETLTAVCKNCGTCQAACPLFPHTGMEKDIARGKIALLKGVMSEVVTNADTVLKRLDNCLLCGACKSVCPNRVDTLQIFLSARSLMAGYQGLSPAKKFFFRQVLARPWLFDALARMGTMAQPLFFKKSDADLDTRSPRFVMSPFLSDRHVPPLAPASFRREWVQQEKGAAEATPGKRVLFFTGCLIDKVYPQVAAAAIKALRHHGFAPVLMENEACCGIPALSSGDDNAFFRLMAQNMKQIGKMEFDLLVTACATCAFTIKKVWPMMAEKNSAQADLAEKIADRTKDITQVIAPLIAPPAGKTSADSVPVAYHDPCHLKKSLGVFREPRLLIEAGPGFRLTEMAAPDACCGMGGGFGITHYDMSKKIGESKKQNMLNTGCRVVATTCPACMIQLAGLLADASQADIPVRHVIELYAESL, encoded by the coding sequence ATGAAAAAAATCACCGACCTGGCCCAACTGGCAAAACAGCTTGAAACCCTGACCGCCGTATGCAAAAACTGCGGCACCTGCCAGGCGGCCTGCCCGCTCTTTCCCCATACCGGCATGGAAAAAGACATTGCCCGAGGCAAGATCGCCCTGCTCAAGGGCGTGATGAGCGAGGTGGTGACCAACGCCGACACGGTTTTAAAGCGTCTGGACAACTGCCTGCTGTGCGGGGCGTGCAAGTCCGTATGCCCCAACCGGGTGGACACTCTTCAGATTTTTCTTTCAGCCCGATCCCTGATGGCCGGATACCAGGGGCTTTCTCCGGCAAAAAAATTTTTCTTCAGACAGGTGCTGGCCCGGCCCTGGCTCTTTGACGCCCTGGCCCGAATGGGGACCATGGCCCAGCCCCTGTTTTTCAAAAAAAGTGATGCCGATCTTGATACCCGCTCTCCACGGTTTGTCATGTCTCCCTTTTTATCCGACCGTCATGTGCCGCCCCTTGCGCCGGCCTCTTTTCGCCGGGAATGGGTACAGCAGGAAAAAGGCGCTGCAGAGGCGACACCGGGCAAACGGGTGCTGTTTTTTACCGGCTGCCTGATCGACAAGGTTTACCCCCAGGTGGCTGCCGCCGCGATCAAGGCCCTGCGCCACCACGGCTTTGCGCCGGTACTGATGGAAAATGAGGCCTGCTGCGGCATTCCGGCCCTGTCCTCCGGAGACGACAACGCCTTCTTCCGGCTGATGGCACAGAATATGAAACAGATAGGAAAAATGGAGTTTGACCTGCTGGTCACGGCCTGCGCCACCTGCGCCTTTACCATCAAAAAAGTGTGGCCCATGATGGCGGAAAAAAACAGCGCCCAGGCCGATCTGGCGGAAAAAATCGCGGACAGGACAAAAGACATCACCCAGGTGATCGCCCCCCTGATTGCCCCGCCTGCCGGTAAAACCAGCGCCGATTCCGTTCCCGTGGCCTACCACGACCCCTGCCATCTGAAAAAATCACTGGGTGTCTTCAGGGAGCCGCGCCTGCTGATTGAAGCCGGCCCGGGCTTCCGGCTGACCGAAATGGCCGCGCCCGACGCCTGCTGCGGCATGGGCGGGGGATTCGGTATCACCCACTACGACATGTCCAAAAAAATCGGGGAATCAAAAAAACAGAACATGCTGAACACCGGCTGCCGGGTGGTGGCCACCACCTGCCCGGCCTGCATGATCCAGCTTGCCGGCCTTCTGGCCGACGCCAGCCAGGCCGACATTCCCGTGCGCCACGTGATCGAACTCTACGCGGAATCTCTCTGA
- the ahbD gene encoding heme b synthase, which translates to MSHPSHPAHTGQDKGAQLRLVAWETTRNCNLSCRHCRASATCGPYAGELDTEHSLQLLDQIAQVGKPIIILTGGEPLLRPDIFEIATHGTKLGLRMVMAPNGTLITEETARRMAESGIQRISISIDGADKQSHDAFRGVEGAFEGALRGARLAKKAGIDFQINTTVTQVNMDQVPQILELAESIGAVAHHIFLLVPTGRGKDMADQAISADDYETTLNWFYDRQKVTSLQLKATCAPQYYRVLRQRAKKDNISISFQTHGLDAVTRGCLGGISFCFISHVGVVQPCGFLELNCGDVTKETFPHIWKNSAIFNDLRDFGKLKGKCGRCEFKRVCGGCRARAFEATGDYLEEEPLCAYEP; encoded by the coding sequence ATGTCCCATCCTTCACACCCCGCCCATACCGGCCAGGACAAAGGCGCACAACTGCGCCTGGTAGCCTGGGAAACCACCCGCAACTGCAACCTCTCCTGCCGTCACTGCCGGGCATCGGCCACCTGCGGCCCCTATGCCGGGGAGCTGGACACCGAGCACTCCCTGCAACTGCTCGACCAGATCGCCCAGGTGGGAAAACCCATTATTATCCTCACCGGCGGCGAGCCCCTGCTGCGGCCCGATATTTTTGAAATCGCAACCCACGGCACAAAGCTGGGGCTGAGAATGGTCATGGCGCCCAACGGCACCCTGATCACCGAAGAGACGGCCCGGCGCATGGCCGAATCCGGCATCCAGCGTATCAGCATCAGCATTGACGGGGCCGACAAACAGAGCCACGACGCCTTCCGGGGCGTGGAAGGGGCCTTTGAAGGTGCCCTGCGCGGTGCCCGGCTGGCCAAAAAAGCGGGCATTGATTTTCAGATCAACACCACCGTGACGCAGGTCAACATGGACCAGGTGCCGCAGATTCTTGAACTGGCCGAGTCCATCGGGGCCGTGGCCCACCATATCTTTTTGCTGGTGCCCACCGGCCGGGGCAAAGACATGGCAGACCAGGCCATTTCCGCGGACGATTACGAAACCACCCTCAACTGGTTTTACGACCGCCAGAAGGTCACGTCCCTGCAACTCAAGGCCACCTGCGCGCCCCAGTACTACCGGGTGCTGCGCCAGCGGGCAAAAAAGGACAATATCTCCATCTCCTTTCAGACCCATGGCCTGGACGCGGTGACCCGGGGATGCCTGGGCGGGATCTCCTTCTGCTTTATCTCCCATGTGGGCGTGGTACAACCCTGCGGCTTTCTGGAGTTAAACTGCGGCGACGTGACAAAAGAGACCTTTCCCCATATCTGGAAAAACTCGGCGATCTTTAACGACCTGCGGGACTTTGGCAAGCTGAAAGGCAAGTGCGGCCGCTGCGAGTTTAAACGGGTCTGCGGCGGGTGCCGTGCCCGGGCCTTTGAGGCCACCGGCGATTATCTGGAGGAGGAGCCCCTCTGCGCCTACGAACCTTGA
- the hemB gene encoding porphobilinogen synthase translates to MLFPDYRPRRMRQNENLRRMIRETRLSTDNLILPLFAVPGKGVREPIDAMPGQYRLSTDNLVAVAKEAAGLGIPAIMLFGVPGKKDPLGTGAYAKDGIVQQAVKAVKNAVPGLVVITDVCLCQYTDHGHCGVLENGVVDNDGTLDLLARTAVSHAKAGADMVAPSDMMDGRVAEIREALDENDLAHVPIMSYAVKYCSAYYGPFRQAANSAPKAGDRKTYQMDPANAIEAIREASMDIEEGADIIMVKPALPYLDIIRSLRDEIDLPIAAYNVSGEYAMIKAGAQMGWVDGEKVMMETLLSIKRAGADMILTYFAMDAARLIS, encoded by the coding sequence ATGCTTTTTCCCGACTACCGCCCCCGGCGGATGCGGCAGAATGAAAATCTCCGGCGCATGATCCGGGAGACCCGGCTTTCCACCGACAACCTGATCCTTCCCCTGTTTGCCGTACCCGGCAAGGGGGTCAGGGAGCCCATTGACGCCATGCCCGGTCAGTACCGGCTTTCCACGGACAACCTGGTGGCCGTGGCAAAAGAGGCCGCCGGCCTGGGCATTCCCGCCATCATGCTCTTTGGCGTGCCCGGCAAAAAAGACCCCCTGGGCACCGGGGCCTACGCAAAGGACGGTATTGTTCAGCAGGCGGTCAAAGCGGTGAAAAACGCGGTGCCCGGCCTGGTGGTGATCACCGATGTCTGCCTGTGCCAGTACACAGACCACGGCCACTGCGGCGTTCTGGAAAACGGCGTGGTGGACAACGACGGCACCCTGGACCTGCTGGCCCGTACCGCCGTCTCCCATGCCAAGGCCGGGGCCGACATGGTGGCCCCGTCGGACATGATGGACGGCCGGGTGGCGGAGATCCGGGAGGCCCTGGACGAAAACGACCTTGCCCATGTGCCCATCATGTCTTACGCGGTCAAGTACTGCTCGGCCTACTACGGCCCCTTCCGCCAGGCCGCGAACTCGGCCCCCAAGGCCGGGGACCGGAAAACCTACCAGATGGACCCGGCCAACGCCATTGAAGCCATTCGGGAAGCCAGCATGGACATCGAGGAGGGCGCGGACATCATCATGGTCAAGCCGGCCCTGCCCTACCTGGACATTATTCGCAGCCTGCGCGATGAGATCGACCTGCCCATCGCCGCCTACAACGTCAGCGGCGAATACGCCATGATCAAGGCCGGGGCCCAGATGGGATGGGTGGACGGCGAAAAAGTGATGATGGAAACCCTGCTCTCCATCAAGCGGGCCGGGGCCGATATGATCCTGACCTACTTTGCCATGGACGCGGCCCGCCTGATCTCATAA